The DNA segment CCACATTTCGGCTACAGCTTGAGTCTTTTCTAGGTTAGCTTTGATTCCGCCCTTAGTGACCACCACTCCTAAGAATTTCCCCTCCTCTACCCCGAAGCAGCACTTTCCGGGGTTCAGCTTCATATTCACATCTTGCATGGTTCGAATAGTTTCAGCTATGTCATCTATCATGGCCATCTCGGTCAGGCTTTTGATAACAATTTCATCGATGTATACTTCCAAGTTTCGTCCCTGTTGTTCTCTGAAAAGGGTGTTCATGAACCTCTGATAGGTGGCTCCAGCATTTTTGAGCCCGAAGGGCATTTTGGTGTAGCAAAATGTCCCTTCGTCTGTGATGAAGGCGGTCTTTTCCTCGTCTTCTATCGACATCTGTATTTGATGATATCCTTTGTAGGTATCCAAGAAGCACTTCAGGGGGTACTGAGATAAGGAGTCCACTTGGACGTCTATCTCCAGGAGGGGGTAGCAATCCTTGGGGCATGCCTTGTTTAGGTCTTGaaagtcgatgcacatcctccaCCCTCCGTCTTTCTACTGGACCATGATCGGGTTAGCAACCCAAGATGGGTATTTCACTTCTCTTACTATTCCGGCTCTGAGCAGCTTCTTGGTTTCTTCACGGGCGGCCCTCCTCTTGCTGGGGCCCATGCTCCGTCTCTTTTGCTTGACTGGTTTTGCCCAGGTGTATGTATTGAGTCGGTGTTCGGTCAAGCTTCTTGGAATTCCTGTCATGTGTCCATGTTGAAATGCAAATACATCTATGTTAAGAAGGAGCAGCTCCTTGAGAGCACTTTTACACTTGTCACTCAAGTGACTTCCCACTTTAACTGTCTGCTCCGGGAACCTGTCACAAAGGACCCACACTTCGACCCCATCCTTTTGGGGTTTCTCAGATATTTCCCCCTCAGGTACGGAAGAAATTACTTCATATGCAGATTTtacccaagccaagccttttggcGTTTGGAATACTAAAGCTCCGTGTGGGGTTGATGCCTGTGCTTGTAGATCCCCAATCCCAGGTCTCCCCGGGATTGCATTGTATTTTGAGGGTGCTCGAACCACTGTGAAAGTTAGGTTTATAGTTCGGACACGATCTCCTACCCCGACTGTAAATGGGAGTCTGATCTTTCCCAGGGGGTGTGACACACTGTTGTTGAAACCTACTAGGGGGATAGAGTCCTCCTCGAGCCTATCCCTTACATCCCTGTCAAATCTGAGAAAATAGTGCTCATATATTACCTCTACTCCGGATCCCCCGTCCACATGTATTCTGGCCACCTTGTGACCTGCTATTATGGCTGAGATGTTGAGGGGGAGTCGCTGCACCTCGTTTTCCTCCAGGTGTGGCATCAAGACGGGAGCTTTCATGCGGTCTGGGGAGCCCAGAATTTTGGCCTTTACACTTCTGGTGGTATCAAATTCATCCCTCCTTCGAATCATGTCTACATCGGCCCTTCCAGGCTCCCTCGCATCTTTCCCTTTGCGATCCCCTCCTCCTTCCTTAATTTCCTTAACCAAATGGGCCAGTTTGCCCGTTTTCACCGCGGCCTCTATTTCCCTCTTTAGATACACACAATCATCAGTTTTGTGACCGAACCCCTTGTGGAAGTCACAGTATTCGTTCGGTTGTGCCTTTGGCCCTGGTTTTATGGGTGGTGGTCTTGGGAAGGAACTCTTCACCCTCTCAGTGGCCAGTATTTCACTTGGGGTTTTGGTGAGGGGGTGAAGCTGTCAGAATAGGGGGACGGGCCCCTCCCCTGAGGCCTATATGGGGAATATGAGGGCCTCATTCTATCATGTAACATTCTATCAAAAGCTGGTTTTCTTGAGTAAGATGTACCTTTTTCGGGAGGTTTTGCAGCTGGGTTGACCCTTCGGGGTGGGGTGTCCATCTCCTTAGCTTTGCTGACTGTCTCCTTGCCCCTGACAAAGGCTCTAACCTTGTCCATGAGGTTGTCAAACGAGTATGGGAACTCCTTTCCCAGCTTCTCGCATAGTTGTGCATGTTTTAACCCATTAATGAAACTGCTGATCTTC comes from the Helianthus annuus cultivar XRQ/B chromosome 4, HanXRQr2.0-SUNRISE, whole genome shotgun sequence genome and includes:
- the LOC118491586 gene encoding uncharacterized protein LOC118491586 gives rise to the protein MATPPSSRTIQMVQNDHDKVTMEDITHEEDNENQVETLENEEAITPDVVAMHREKLKKYLEDLERQEKLDSLRAILSFDTPSNQEGVDPQNKSSGSDPLETFMTALRQMSSEEREDLITGKKQKGKGKEKEKENQSNDGLDQPYLPWDLAEISKFTKRIAEAPMPPKTKLPPNFDSYDGTRDPEDHLQAFKGAGQLGRWPMPVWCHMFVQTLTEGARLWFDSLPPGEIDSYEELSEKFLRNFGRQRKVVKNPNEILHIRQRDNERIDQFMERFVKESMNIKDVPEVMKISSFINGLKHAQLCEKLGKEFPYSFDNLMDKVRAFVRGKETVSKAKEMDTPPRRVNPAAKPPEKGPKAQPNEYCDFHKGFGHKTDDCVYLKREIEAAVKTGKLAHLVKEIKEGGGDRKGKDAREPGRADVDMIRRRDEFDTTRSVKAKILGSPDRMKAPVLMPHLEENEVQRLPLNISAIIAGHKVARIHVDGGSGVEVIYEHYFLRFDRDVRDRLEEDSIPLVGFNNSVSHPLGKIRLPFTVGVGDRVRTINLTFTVVRAPSKYNAIPGRPGIGDLQAQASTPHGALVFQTPKGLAWVKSAYEVISSVPEGEISEKPQKDGVEVWVLCDRFPEQTVKVGSHLSDKCKSALKELLLLNIDVFAFQHGHMTGIPRSLTEHRLNTYTWAKPVKQKRRSMGPSKRRAAREETKKLLRAGIVREVKYPSWVANPIMVQ